The following coding sequences lie in one Brevibacterium marinum genomic window:
- a CDS encoding GntR family transcriptional regulator produces the protein MGVSPEASQEESNPESTTAARMTAADVGHRLRDAIVTGKLVPNQRLVEADLANEYGASRGNVRIALTELSSEGLIERVAHRGARVRAVSPAEAVEITEVRGALESLCARKAAERVSEAEIGQLREIGRRMSRAVELNDREAYSSGNKELHALIIEISGQQVAADTIQRLRGQAVRYQYRLAQKPGRPAESLPQHLAIIEGICTRDANGAADAMQAHLSNVAVEIKSTEDSA, from the coding sequence ATGGGCGTCTCACCAGAGGCATCGCAGGAAGAATCGAATCCCGAGTCGACGACTGCGGCTCGAATGACCGCCGCGGATGTGGGACATCGACTCCGAGACGCCATCGTGACCGGAAAGCTCGTGCCCAACCAGCGGTTGGTCGAAGCAGACCTTGCGAACGAATACGGAGCTTCGCGCGGCAATGTGAGAATTGCTTTGACTGAGCTCAGTTCGGAAGGACTCATCGAACGTGTGGCGCACCGCGGCGCGCGGGTGCGGGCAGTATCGCCTGCTGAGGCAGTCGAGATAACGGAGGTCAGAGGCGCGCTGGAGTCTTTGTGTGCTCGAAAGGCTGCCGAGCGTGTCTCTGAAGCGGAGATCGGTCAGCTGCGCGAAATCGGTCGACGCATGAGCCGGGCCGTCGAACTCAACGACCGTGAGGCGTACTCGTCCGGGAACAAGGAACTGCACGCACTGATCATCGAGATCAGCGGACAGCAGGTGGCCGCAGACACGATTCAGCGCCTTCGTGGCCAAGCTGTGCGTTATCAGTACAGGCTGGCGCAGAAGCCGGGTCGGCCCGCAGAATCATTGCCCCAGCATCTGGCTATCATCGAGGGCATCTGCACCCGAGATGCGAATGGGGCTGCCGATGCTATGCAGGCGCATCTGAGCAATGTTGCGGTTGAGATCAAGTCCACTGAGGACTCCGCCTGA
- a CDS encoding TetR/AcrR family transcriptional regulator — translation MENDPEGFQMTAATDADRMVQADRTARSRELILDATIDCLLAEGYAATTTTKVQAMAGVTRGRLLHHFPSKRELLTAAVARLGEQRLGRQLDDRTDEHSRTLAREQPPDAEVGPRSDWAITTLWAGLMHSSFFTALELWGASRTDELLAQKVRMHEKTVLERVRDNARELFGPVISSHEHYDHMFAIVFSSMRGMAVTYTFSHLDPRTEPMVAQWQTIARTLLADAAAT, via the coding sequence ATGGAGAACGATCCGGAGGGATTCCAGATGACGGCAGCCACCGATGCCGATCGGATGGTCCAGGCGGATCGGACCGCGCGCTCGCGGGAGCTCATCCTCGACGCGACGATCGACTGTCTGCTCGCCGAAGGGTACGCGGCCACGACCACGACGAAGGTGCAGGCCATGGCCGGAGTGACGCGGGGCAGACTTCTCCACCATTTCCCGTCGAAGCGGGAACTGCTCACGGCTGCGGTGGCCCGCCTCGGCGAGCAGCGCCTCGGTCGGCAGCTGGATGATCGGACCGATGAGCACAGCCGGACCCTTGCCCGCGAGCAGCCGCCCGACGCCGAGGTGGGACCACGATCCGACTGGGCGATCACGACGCTGTGGGCTGGTCTCATGCATTCGAGCTTCTTCACGGCGCTCGAGCTGTGGGGCGCCTCCCGCACCGACGAGCTGCTGGCTCAGAAGGTCCGCATGCATGAGAAGACGGTGCTCGAGAGGGTCAGGGACAACGCACGGGAGCTCTTCGGACCGGTGATCTCCTCACATGAGCACTACGATCACATGTTCGCCATCGTGTTTTCGAGCATGCGCGGAATGGCCGTGACCTACACGTTCTCCCACCTCGACCCCAGAACCGAACCGATGGTCGCTCAGTGGCAGACGATCGCACGAACCCTCTTGGCGGACGCGGCCGCCACCTGA
- a CDS encoding acyl-CoA dehydrogenase family protein, translating to MLETTERGRDYQERLTTFMDDFVYPAEPVYAEQMAAASSPHTQPQILEDLKAEAKRQGLWNLFHPDPEWGPGLTNLEYAPLAEITGRSIEIAPEAINCNAPDTGNMEVFTRFGTDEHQEKYLRPLLEGTIASAFAMTEPAVASSDATNVEMRMEPTDDGFVLNGRKWFASNGMHPNCRVLIVMGKTSPDAEVHRQQSMLVVDIDAPGVRVERNLPVFGYHDREGHAEITFDDVHVPSKDILKGEGEGFAISQARLGPGRIHHCMRAIGAAERALELMVRRAEARVTFGEKLSDRSNIQDWIAEARIEIDQARLLTLHAADMMDKHGNKVAKNEIAEIKVVAPAMALKIIDRAIQVHGGAGVTGDFPLASMWAHMRTLRLADGPDEVHRRSIARNEIRKYRG from the coding sequence ATGCTGGAAACGACTGAACGCGGCCGCGACTATCAGGAGCGCCTGACGACGTTCATGGACGACTTCGTCTATCCGGCCGAGCCCGTCTACGCCGAGCAGATGGCGGCAGCGTCCAGCCCGCACACCCAGCCGCAGATCCTCGAGGACCTCAAGGCCGAGGCGAAGCGCCAGGGACTGTGGAACCTCTTCCATCCGGATCCCGAATGGGGCCCGGGACTGACGAACCTGGAATACGCTCCCCTGGCCGAGATCACCGGTCGCAGCATCGAGATCGCACCCGAGGCCATCAACTGCAATGCCCCCGACACCGGCAATATGGAGGTCTTCACCCGGTTCGGCACCGACGAGCACCAGGAGAAGTATCTGCGCCCGCTGCTCGAGGGCACGATCGCCTCGGCGTTCGCGATGACCGAACCCGCCGTCGCCAGCTCCGACGCCACGAACGTGGAGATGCGCATGGAGCCCACGGACGACGGGTTCGTCCTCAACGGCCGCAAATGGTTCGCCTCCAACGGCATGCACCCCAATTGCCGTGTCCTCATCGTCATGGGCAAGACCTCCCCCGACGCCGAGGTGCACCGCCAGCAGTCGATGCTCGTCGTCGACATCGATGCCCCCGGTGTGAGGGTGGAGCGCAATCTTCCCGTCTTCGGCTACCACGATCGGGAGGGCCACGCGGAGATCACCTTCGACGATGTCCATGTTCCGTCCAAGGACATCCTCAAGGGAGAGGGCGAGGGCTTCGCGATCAGTCAGGCCCGGCTGGGGCCGGGCCGCATCCACCACTGCATGCGCGCGATCGGTGCCGCCGAGCGTGCCCTCGAGCTCATGGTCCGCCGCGCCGAGGCCCGCGTGACCTTCGGCGAGAAGCTCTCGGATCGGTCGAACATCCAGGACTGGATCGCCGAGGCCCGCATCGAGATCGATCAGGCCAGGCTGCTGACACTGCACGCGGCGGACATGATGGACAAGCACGGCAACAAGGTTGCGAAGAACGAGATCGCCGAGATCAAGGTCGTCGCACCTGCCATGGCGCTGAAGATCATCGACCGCGCGATTCAGGTCCACGGCGGCGCCGGTGTCACCGGGGACTTCCCGCTGGCGAGCATGTGGGCGCACATGCGCACCCTGCGTCTTGCCGATGGGCCCGATGAAGTGCACAGACGCAGCATCGCTCGGAACGAGATCAGGAAGTATCGCGGGTAG
- a CDS encoding NADPH:quinone oxidoreductase family protein: protein MRAIRVAALTGPDDVEIAEVDRPAPGPGEVLVEVAYAGVTFPELLQTRGMYQTKHELPFVLGSEAAGTVVEVGEGSRFSVGDRVAAIPGKGSFADQMVVSDEQTVPVPDGVSLAHAAGMPMNVLTADFALRLRARAQAGQSILVHGAAGGLGSAAVQMALAMGLEVIGVVSTEAKAQTVRDLGAGHVVMAEGFKDGAKEIFPNGVDYVFDPVGGERFTDSTRVLAPYGRLLVLGFTAGEIPSVRVNRLLLKNISVDGVAWGAATRERPGYIAEQWDAVAGFVAAGKLNPAIHATYPLGEAAKAIGELDSRSVQGKVLLEVKGE, encoded by the coding sequence ATGAGAGCCATTCGCGTTGCCGCCCTGACCGGACCAGACGATGTGGAGATCGCCGAGGTGGATCGCCCGGCTCCCGGGCCCGGAGAGGTGCTCGTCGAGGTCGCCTATGCCGGTGTGACATTCCCCGAACTGCTCCAGACCCGTGGCATGTACCAGACCAAGCATGAGCTGCCCTTCGTCCTCGGCTCGGAGGCCGCAGGGACCGTCGTCGAGGTCGGGGAGGGCTCGCGGTTCTCCGTCGGTGATCGGGTCGCAGCGATCCCCGGCAAGGGCTCATTCGCCGATCAGATGGTCGTCAGCGACGAGCAGACGGTGCCCGTGCCCGACGGCGTCAGTCTCGCGCACGCCGCGGGGATGCCGATGAACGTGCTCACCGCTGACTTCGCCCTCCGCCTGAGGGCGCGGGCGCAGGCCGGCCAGTCCATCCTCGTCCACGGAGCCGCAGGGGGTCTGGGCTCGGCCGCGGTGCAGATGGCTTTGGCCATGGGCCTCGAGGTCATCGGAGTGGTCTCGACCGAAGCCAAGGCCCAGACCGTGCGCGACCTCGGCGCGGGGCATGTGGTCATGGCCGAGGGATTCAAAGATGGGGCGAAGGAGATTTTTCCGAACGGAGTCGACTACGTCTTCGATCCGGTCGGGGGCGAGCGCTTCACGGACTCGACCCGGGTCCTGGCTCCCTACGGGCGACTCCTCGTCCTCGGATTCACCGCGGGTGAGATCCCCTCGGTCAGGGTCAACCGCCTGCTGCTGAAGAACATCTCCGTCGACGGGGTCGCATGGGGCGCGGCGACTCGCGAACGTCCCGGCTACATCGCCGAGCAGTGGGACGCGGTCGCCGGATTCGTCGCCGCGGGCAAGCTCAATCCCGCGATCCACGCCACCTACCCCCTCGGTGAGGCCGCGAAGGCCATCGGCGAGCTCGACTCCCGCAGCGTGCAGGGCAAGGTCCTCCTCGAAGTCAAGGGCGAGTAG
- a CDS encoding acyl-CoA dehydrogenase family protein, with product MKRNLYTEDHEAFRGTVAAFLDREVVPYVDQWEEDHLVDRSMWKKAAKSGITGMAIPEEFGGGGVEDFRFEMVRSEEIARRGVGGATSGWGVSDGIVPGYLTALGTRAQKEKYLTGLASGEMIGAIAMTEPNAGSDLQAITTKAVRDGDDWVINGAKTFITNGIHSDFVIVVARTDHEAKPSQGTSLFIVEDGTPGFERGRKLKKLGMDAQDTAELSFSDVRVPADAVLGELNMGFIHLMVNLPTERMLIGSGTLAGARAALAWTSEYVFDRPAFGQTIGDFQNTRFELAELETRVDALEAFVDRCALALNAGELSAVDAAKAKYLGSDLEIEVVNRCLQLFGGYGYMLEYPIARAFKDTRIQAIFGGANEVMKELIGRDIAKRQAKR from the coding sequence GTGAAGAGGAACCTGTACACCGAAGACCACGAGGCGTTCCGCGGCACCGTCGCCGCCTTCCTCGACCGCGAGGTCGTGCCGTATGTCGACCAGTGGGAGGAAGACCACCTCGTCGACCGGTCGATGTGGAAGAAGGCCGCCAAGTCCGGCATCACCGGCATGGCCATCCCCGAGGAGTTCGGGGGCGGCGGGGTCGAGGACTTCCGCTTCGAGATGGTCCGCAGCGAAGAGATCGCCCGCCGAGGTGTGGGTGGAGCCACGAGCGGATGGGGCGTGTCCGACGGCATCGTCCCCGGCTACCTCACGGCGCTGGGCACCCGGGCCCAGAAGGAGAAGTACCTGACCGGGCTCGCCTCGGGCGAGATGATCGGTGCGATCGCGATGACGGAGCCGAACGCCGGCTCCGATCTGCAGGCGATCACCACCAAGGCGGTCCGCGACGGCGACGACTGGGTGATCAACGGGGCCAAGACCTTCATCACCAACGGCATCCACTCCGACTTCGTCATCGTCGTCGCCCGCACCGACCACGAGGCGAAACCCTCCCAGGGCACCTCACTGTTCATCGTCGAGGACGGCACACCCGGGTTCGAACGCGGACGCAAACTCAAGAAACTCGGCATGGACGCCCAGGACACCGCCGAACTCTCGTTCTCCGATGTCCGCGTGCCCGCCGACGCCGTCCTCGGGGAACTCAACATGGGCTTCATCCACCTCATGGTCAATCTGCCCACCGAGAGGATGCTCATCGGCTCGGGAACCCTGGCCGGTGCACGTGCGGCACTGGCGTGGACGAGCGAGTACGTCTTCGACCGCCCCGCCTTCGGCCAGACGATCGGCGACTTCCAGAACACCCGCTTCGAACTCGCCGAGCTCGAAACCCGGGTCGATGCCCTCGAGGCCTTCGTCGACCGCTGTGCCCTCGCACTCAACGCCGGTGAGCTCAGCGCCGTCGACGCCGCGAAGGCGAAGTATCTGGGCTCGGATCTGGAGATCGAGGTCGTCAACCGCTGCCTCCAGCTCTTCGGCGGCTATGGGTACATGCTCGAATATCCGATCGCCCGAGCATTCAAGGACACTCGGATCCAGGCCATCTTCGGCGGTGCCAACGAGGTGATGAAGGAGCTCATCGGCCGCGACATCGCCAAGCGCCAGGCGAAGAGATAG
- a CDS encoding SDR family oxidoreductase has protein sequence MTTADFAGRRAIVTGAAGGIGAALAAELISRGAAVVLADLSPSVTDTASALNADAADGRNVAAGLDSGATPDSRAHAWVGDVSSVADIDDLIAFADEAIDGVDMYFANAGIIGPGDLGDSDADWDTIIDVNLRAHIRAAQVLIPRWQEAGDGYFVATASAAGLLTQIGSAAYSVTKHASVGFAEWLALTYRDDGIRASVICPMGVDTDLLRAAGTSGTAQRAVTDAGQVLSPGDVATIALDAVQAGEFLILPHPEVLDMYRMKGSDYDRWLAGMSRYQARLNEQNRANEETTHAGND, from the coding sequence ATGACCACCGCCGATTTCGCCGGCAGACGAGCCATCGTCACCGGAGCCGCCGGTGGGATCGGCGCAGCCCTCGCCGCCGAGCTGATCTCCCGCGGTGCCGCCGTCGTCCTCGCCGATCTGTCGCCCTCGGTCACCGACACCGCCTCAGCGCTGAACGCCGACGCTGCCGACGGGCGCAACGTCGCCGCTGGGCTCGATTCCGGTGCCACGCCGGATTCCCGCGCTCATGCGTGGGTCGGGGACGTGTCCTCGGTGGCGGACATCGACGATCTCATCGCCTTCGCCGACGAGGCCATCGACGGTGTGGACATGTACTTCGCCAATGCCGGCATCATCGGACCCGGCGATCTCGGAGACTCCGATGCCGATTGGGACACCATCATCGACGTCAACCTGCGCGCCCACATCCGCGCCGCCCAAGTCCTGATCCCACGCTGGCAGGAGGCCGGTGACGGATATTTCGTCGCCACCGCCTCGGCGGCGGGACTGCTCACCCAGATCGGATCGGCGGCCTACAGCGTGACCAAGCACGCTTCCGTCGGCTTCGCCGAATGGTTGGCGCTGACCTACCGCGACGACGGCATCCGGGCCTCGGTCATCTGCCCGATGGGGGTCGACACCGACCTGCTGCGAGCAGCGGGAACGTCCGGGACCGCCCAACGAGCCGTGACCGACGCCGGTCAGGTCCTGTCCCCCGGCGATGTCGCGACGATCGCGCTCGACGCGGTGCAGGCCGGAGAGTTCCTCATCCTCCCCCACCCCGAGGTGCTCGACATGTACCGCATGAAAGGCAGCGACTACGACCGCTGGCTCGCGGGCATGAGCCGCTATCAGGCCAGACTCAACGAACAGAACCGAGCGAACGAGGAGACCACACATGCTGGAAACGACTGA
- a CDS encoding class I adenylate-forming enzyme family protein, with amino-acid sequence MSTWADTRPWLKTWGDLASKPYILEKSTTLQDLASTVATHGGEEAISYYGFKLTWSQFDRYSTAFAAYLVEHGIAVGDRVAIYEQNTPAFMIATYGIWKVGGVVVPLNPMYRGELEHIFADAEVKGLVVSKAAFLNRVAPYAAALPLVVLSDDRSFQVDGPEAIFSMFDDLPGAPGENPGADQVPNLPDFQAVVESHLDTGFTPLIPSPEDEAIVVYTSGTSGKAKGASGTHASVSSNSRYCVRTPTFEPGDGFLTLAPVFHITGFVCQFIAGVSGGARLIPNYRFDPGSLLELFLREKPTYMAGPATVYTAMLAHPSATAEHFASFKRIMSGGAPLPEGLVDKFRQKTGIYIGQGYGLTETCAQVATVPPELEAPVDPDSGNLSCGLPQPDTMIRVLDDSGQPLGPDEIGEVAISGPEVVSKYINNEQATAEQIPDGELRTGDVGYMNEDGWLFIVDRKKDMINASGFKVWPREVEDVLYTHPTIQEAAVVGVPDEYRGESVAAFVTLQSGPEADGVTEAQVVEFCRERLASYKAPHRVSFIDELPKTSSGKILRRTIRADAVAAAEEAKSGTVTDE; translated from the coding sequence ATGAGCACATGGGCAGACACTCGTCCCTGGCTGAAGACCTGGGGAGACCTCGCGAGCAAGCCGTACATTCTGGAGAAGTCCACGACGTTGCAGGACCTGGCGTCGACGGTGGCCACGCACGGCGGTGAAGAGGCCATCAGCTATTACGGGTTCAAACTGACTTGGTCGCAGTTCGATCGGTACTCCACGGCGTTCGCGGCCTATCTCGTCGAACACGGCATCGCTGTCGGCGATCGGGTCGCCATCTACGAGCAGAACACTCCCGCCTTCATGATCGCCACCTACGGCATCTGGAAGGTCGGAGGTGTCGTCGTCCCCCTCAATCCCATGTATCGCGGGGAGCTCGAGCACATCTTCGCCGACGCCGAGGTGAAGGGGCTCGTGGTCTCGAAGGCGGCATTCCTCAATCGAGTGGCACCCTACGCCGCGGCTCTGCCGCTCGTCGTGCTCAGCGACGACAGGAGTTTCCAGGTCGACGGCCCCGAGGCGATATTCTCCATGTTCGACGATCTGCCCGGAGCCCCCGGCGAGAATCCGGGCGCAGACCAGGTGCCGAACCTCCCCGATTTCCAGGCCGTCGTCGAATCGCATCTGGACACCGGCTTCACCCCGCTCATCCCCTCACCCGAGGATGAGGCGATCGTCGTCTACACCTCAGGAACCTCGGGCAAGGCCAAGGGTGCCTCCGGAACGCACGCCTCGGTGTCGAGCAACTCCCGCTACTGCGTGCGGACGCCGACGTTCGAACCCGGCGACGGTTTCCTCACCCTGGCCCCGGTCTTCCACATCACCGGGTTCGTCTGCCAGTTCATCGCCGGCGTCAGCGGTGGCGCACGGCTGATCCCCAACTATCGGTTCGACCCGGGCTCGCTCCTCGAACTCTTCCTGCGCGAGAAGCCGACATACATGGCAGGCCCTGCCACGGTCTACACCGCGATGCTGGCCCACCCCTCTGCGACAGCGGAGCACTTCGCGTCTTTCAAACGCATCATGTCCGGCGGCGCTCCCCTGCCCGAGGGGCTCGTGGACAAGTTCCGACAGAAGACCGGCATCTACATCGGCCAGGGCTACGGTCTGACCGAGACCTGCGCCCAGGTGGCCACGGTACCGCCCGAGCTGGAGGCCCCGGTGGATCCCGACAGCGGCAACCTCTCCTGCGGTCTGCCCCAGCCGGACACGATGATCCGCGTCCTCGACGACTCAGGACAGCCGCTGGGGCCCGATGAGATCGGTGAGGTCGCCATCTCGGGACCCGAGGTGGTCTCGAAGTACATCAACAATGAGCAGGCGACGGCCGAGCAGATCCCGGATGGGGAGCTGCGCACAGGTGATGTCGGGTATATGAACGAGGACGGTTGGCTGTTCATCGTCGACCGCAAGAAGGACATGATCAATGCCTCCGGGTTCAAGGTCTGGCCGCGAGAGGTCGAGGACGTCCTCTACACCCACCCCACGATCCAGGAAGCGGCGGTCGTCGGCGTCCCCGACGAATACCGCGGTGAGAGCGTCGCCGCGTTCGTGACTCTGCAGTCGGGACCCGAGGCCGATGGAGTCACCGAGGCGCAGGTCGTCGAGTTCTGCCGAGAGAGATTGGCCTCCTACAAGGCTCCGCACCGGGTGTCCTTCATCGACGAGCTGCCGAAGACGAGCTCAGGCAAGATCCTGCGGCGCACGATCCGCGCCGATGCGGTCGCCGCGGCGGAGGAGGCGAAGTCCGGGACGGTTACGGACGAGTGA
- a CDS encoding AMP-binding protein produces MYPGKWAAENPDKPAVIMADTDAVLTYGQLEDRSLRLANHMRAAGFEKGDHIAVMAENRFEIVEALWAALRTGGIITVVNSHLTAAESAYIVDDCDAKVFLLSTRLDTAAEVAAECPHVADRIRIDAAPEGRASEVFAGWGEYEAVLTAASAQKPEIEPRGDDMLYSSGTTGRPKGILPGATDLRIEDEGVPLIRMFTDLYGFAEDTVYLSPAPLYHAAPLRFVMTTHARGGTAVVMSRFDAEDSLAQIEKHRATHSQWVPTMFIRMLKLPEEVRGAYDLSSLRVAIHAAAPCPPEVKRAMIDWWGPVIEEYYGATEGIGLTVISSAQALEKPGSVGREGPKGIVHICGPDGEELPAGEVGVIYFESERTLFEYYKDETKTGNSRHPDHPDSWATIGDMGWLDEDRFLYIAERTTGLIIAGGVNIYPQEIENELVLRDSIVDVAVVGRPDDELGQVPVAYVQLAEGVGPDGEAEEIRAWLGESLARFKIPRDIHFVAKLPRTPTGKLVKRKLPDPGPVAARR; encoded by the coding sequence ATGTATCCAGGAAAATGGGCGGCAGAGAACCCCGACAAGCCGGCGGTCATCATGGCTGACACCGATGCCGTGCTCACCTACGGCCAACTCGAGGACCGATCGCTGCGACTGGCCAACCACATGCGCGCGGCGGGGTTCGAGAAGGGCGACCATATAGCCGTCATGGCCGAGAACCGATTCGAGATCGTCGAGGCCCTCTGGGCCGCACTGCGCACCGGTGGCATCATCACCGTGGTCAACTCGCACCTGACGGCGGCGGAGTCGGCCTACATCGTCGACGACTGCGACGCGAAGGTGTTCCTCCTCTCGACGAGGTTGGACACAGCCGCCGAGGTGGCCGCTGAGTGCCCGCACGTCGCCGACAGGATTCGCATCGACGCCGCGCCCGAAGGGCGTGCGAGCGAGGTCTTCGCGGGCTGGGGCGAGTATGAGGCCGTGCTCACGGCCGCCTCGGCGCAGAAGCCGGAGATCGAACCACGCGGTGACGACATGCTCTACTCCTCGGGCACGACCGGGCGGCCAAAGGGCATCCTGCCCGGCGCCACTGACCTGCGGATCGAGGACGAAGGTGTTCCCCTCATCCGGATGTTCACCGATCTCTACGGCTTCGCCGAAGACACCGTCTACCTGTCCCCGGCACCTCTCTACCACGCGGCTCCGCTGCGGTTCGTGATGACGACTCACGCACGGGGCGGGACCGCGGTCGTCATGTCCCGCTTCGATGCCGAGGACTCCCTGGCCCAGATCGAGAAGCATCGGGCCACGCATTCCCAATGGGTGCCGACGATGTTCATCAGGATGCTCAAACTCCCTGAGGAGGTGCGAGGCGCCTATGACCTGAGCAGCCTGCGAGTGGCCATCCACGCGGCCGCACCCTGCCCGCCCGAGGTCAAGCGGGCGATGATCGACTGGTGGGGTCCGGTCATCGAGGAATACTACGGTGCGACCGAGGGCATCGGGCTGACGGTCATCAGCAGTGCGCAGGCGCTGGAGAAACCCGGCTCGGTCGGTCGCGAAGGCCCCAAGGGCATCGTCCACATCTGCGGTCCCGACGGTGAGGAGCTGCCGGCCGGTGAGGTCGGAGTCATCTACTTCGAATCCGAGCGGACCCTGTTCGAGTACTACAAGGACGAGACGAAGACCGGGAACTCGAGGCATCCCGATCATCCCGACAGCTGGGCGACGATCGGGGACATGGGCTGGCTCGACGAGGATCGGTTCCTCTACATCGCCGAACGCACCACGGGTCTCATCATTGCCGGTGGGGTCAACATCTATCCGCAGGAGATCGAGAACGAATTGGTGCTGCGCGATTCGATCGTCGATGTGGCCGTCGTCGGCAGGCCAGATGACGAGCTGGGGCAGGTGCCCGTCGCCTATGTGCAGCTGGCCGAGGGAGTCGGTCCTGACGGGGAGGCGGAGGAGATCCGCGCCTGGCTGGGAGAAAGTTTGGCCAGGTTCAAGATCCCTCGGGATATCCACTTCGTCGCGAAGCTGCCGCGGACCCCGACCGGAAAGCTGGTCAAGCGGAAGCTGCCCGACCCCGGACCGGTTGCCGCGAGGAGGTGA
- a CDS encoding phosphotransferase family protein, with protein sequence MTTAPAGFDTGTIGRWIEDRFGVTDFDVEVMSIGRSNLTFTITVGGLPRWVLRRPPLGHSGGSAHNVAREGRIMAALAEDRVPVPTIIDIVDDPEVLDVPFVFMDHCPGFAMNEPADWARIPRGPGPGDRRSCAFGMVDTLAAIHAVDIDEVGLGDLRRPGGLIERQLRRWLGQVEDVALREIPIIREVHDALLETMPDPAGSPVGLAHGDFKPNNMIFAPTGTVNAVVDWELTAVGEVLTDLGYFIAMLTVPEEYTSIWVPTPDLGFPEPEELIDRYQEVSGHEVHDVGYYEAFAMWKLACIREGVYTRLMTGKMGDLDLDPATAGDGVEDLARQAMTLLETA encoded by the coding sequence TTGACCACAGCACCTGCAGGATTCGACACCGGAACCATCGGGCGATGGATCGAAGATCGGTTCGGAGTCACGGACTTCGACGTCGAAGTGATGTCCATCGGACGCTCGAATCTCACCTTCACCATCACCGTCGGCGGCCTCCCGCGCTGGGTGCTTCGGCGTCCCCCGCTCGGCCACTCCGGGGGAAGCGCCCACAACGTCGCACGCGAAGGCCGGATCATGGCAGCCCTCGCCGAGGACAGGGTACCCGTCCCCACCATCATCGACATCGTCGACGACCCCGAGGTTCTCGATGTCCCTTTCGTGTTCATGGACCACTGCCCCGGGTTCGCGATGAATGAGCCCGCAGATTGGGCACGGATCCCGCGCGGCCCGGGTCCCGGTGACAGACGCTCGTGTGCGTTCGGGATGGTCGACACGCTCGCCGCCATCCACGCCGTGGACATCGACGAGGTGGGTCTCGGCGATCTGCGCAGACCCGGCGGACTCATCGAACGGCAGCTGCGCCGCTGGCTCGGCCAGGTCGAGGACGTCGCACTGCGCGAGATCCCGATCATCCGCGAGGTCCATGACGCCCTGCTCGAAACCATGCCCGACCCGGCGGGCAGCCCCGTCGGTCTCGCCCACGGCGACTTCAAACCCAACAACATGATCTTCGCCCCGACGGGCACGGTCAACGCCGTCGTCGACTGGGAGCTGACCGCCGTCGGCGAGGTGCTCACCGACCTCGGCTACTTCATCGCCATGCTCACGGTGCCCGAGGAGTACACGAGCATCTGGGTGCCGACCCCGGACCTCGGCTTCCCTGAACCGGAGGAGCTCATCGACCGCTATCAGGAGGTCAGCGGCCATGAGGTCCATGATGTCGGCTACTACGAGGCCTTCGCCATGTGGAAACTCGCCTGCATCCGCGAGGGTGTCTACACCCGGCTGATGACGGGAAAGATGGGTGATCTCGACCTGGATCCCGCCACTGCGGGAGATGGCGTCGAGGACCTGGCGCGACAGGCGATGACGCTGCTGGAGACGGCATGA